The following are encoded together in the Citrus sinensis cultivar Valencia sweet orange chromosome 1, DVS_A1.0, whole genome shotgun sequence genome:
- the LOC102610410 gene encoding protein ACTIVITY OF BC1 COMPLEX KINASE 1, chloroplastic — MDLINPNCINSLVFSTNKHRQTNKCRNVFSTSKESSFRLSTAPQRSERFSTSISASDASVNGVTTTPADKRSLELVKSSKAMEQLDIERGVCVPFRKYTPETVRNKVLESRGAVISLMSRGVEIVWSLGLYWSNLTYDCLVGRDKEVVPDRARQLRNLLCNLGPSFIKAGQVLANRPDIVREDYMNELCILQDDVPSFPNQVAFNIIEEELGRPLEAVFSKISSQTIAAASLGQVYRATLRETGEDVAIKVQRPGIEPIIYRDLFLFRTLASFLNGISIQKLGCNAELIVDEFGEKLLEELDYTLEARNMEDFLENFKDDPTVKIPRVYKRLSGSRVLVMEWIDGIRCTDPQAIKGAGIDVGGFLTVGVSAALRQLLEFGLFHGDPHPGNIFAMRDGRIAYVDFGNVAELSQQNKQILIDAVVHAVNEDYAEMANDFTRLGFLAKGTDVSPIIPALEAIWQNSSGKGLADFNFRSVTGQFNKLVYNYRIRIPERFSLVIRSLLTQEGICFTLKPDFKFLEVAYPYVAKRLLTDPNPALRERLIQVLFKDNVFQWKRLENLITLAKENVARMSSNPALRVKDMQNLKSLQVPKKLDLTDTIKDGARLFFTDEGIRRQLLLALTEDSKLHIQELVDVYRLVESDIDMPSLATEVVRDFPNVVRDLALSWSDSVLSDR, encoded by the exons ACGACGACGCCAGCGGATAAGAGATCGTTGGAATTAGTGAAATCCAGTAAAGCGATGGAGCAATTAGACATCGAACGCGGCGTTTGCGTGCCGTTTCGCAAGTACACGCCTGAAACA GTGAGGAACAAGGTATTGGAATCTAGAGGGGCTGTAATTTCTCTAATGTCACGTGGAGTGGAGATAGTATGGAGTTTGGGATTGTATTGGTCTAATTTGACGTATGATTGTTTGGTTGGAAGAGACAAAGAGGTTGTTCCTGATCGTGCTCGCCAACTTCGGAATCTCTTGTGTAATTTGGGGCCTTCCTTTATCAAAGCTGGGCAG GTGCTTGCGAACAGGCCTGATATTGTAAGAGAAGATTATATGAATGAACTCTGCATTCTTCAAGATGATGTCCCCTCTTTTCCAAATCAG GTTGCTTTTAACATTATAGAAGAGGAATTGGGTCGACCTCTGGAAGCTGTCTTCAGCAAAATTTCTTCACAGACAATAGCGGCTGCAAGTCTGGGTCAAGTTTACCGAGCCACCCTGCGTGAAACAGGGGAGGACGTTGCTATTAAG GTGCAAAGGCCTGGGATAGAGCCCATAATCTACCgagatctttttcttttcagaacTCTTGCTTCATTCTTAAATGGAATCAGTATACAGAAACTTGGTTGCAATGCCGAGCTCATAGTTGATGAATTTGGTGAAAAGCTTTTGGAAGAGCTTGATTACACTCTG GAAGCCCGGAATATGGAAGACTTCCTGGAGAACTTTAAAGATGACCCTACTGTTAAAATTCCTCGGGTTTACAAACGGCTTTCTGGTTCACGTGTTTTAGTGATGGAATGGATTGATGGTATTCGCTGCACTGACCCCCAG GCAATAAAGGGAGCTGGAATTGATGTAGGTGGATTTCTAACAGTAGGAGTGAGTGCTGCTTTGAGGCAACTGCTAGAATTTGGGTTATTTCATGGAGATCCGCATCCTGGAAATATCTTTGCTATGCGTGATGGACGTATTGCTTATGTGGACTTTGGGAATGTTGCTGAACTTAGTCAA CAAAACAAACAGATTTTGATCGATGCTGTTGTCCATGCTGTGAATGAGGACTATGCTGAGATGGCAAATGATTTTACCAGGCTTGGCTTCTTGGCTAAGGGAACCGATGTCTCTCCTATTATTCCAGCTTTGGAAGCAATCTGGCAAAACTCATCTGGGAAAGGACTCGCTGATTTCAATTTCCGAAGTGTTACGG GGCAATTTAACAAGTTAGTTTACAACTATCGTATCCGAATTCCAGAGAGGTTTTCTCTCGTTATTCGTTCTTTGCTGACACAAGAGGGCATCTGCTTCACGTTGAAGccagattttaaatttcttgag GTTGCCTATCCATATGTGGCGAAGCGTCTGCTTACAGATCCTAATCCAGCTCTCCGTGAACGCCTTATACAG GTTCTTTTCAAAGACAACGTTTTCCAATGGAAACGGCTTGAAAACCTTATTACTCTTGCAAAGGAGAATGTAGCGAGGATGAGCAGCAATCCTGCATTGAGAGTAAAGGACAT gcaaaatttaaagagcttgcAAGTTCCAAAAAAATTGGACCTAACTGACACCATTAAAGATGGAGCTCGCCTTTTTTTCACTGATGAAGGAATTCGTCGACAGCTGCTTCTTGCGCTCACAGAAGATTCAAAGCTTCACATTCAAGAG CTTGTGGATGTATACAGGCTAGTCGAAAGTGATATTGATATGCCTTCATTAGCTACAGAAGTTGTAAGAg ACTTTCCGAATGTCGTCCGAGATCTTGCACTTTCCTGGAGTGACTCAGTTTTGTCAGACAGATGA